The sequence below is a genomic window from Lolium perenne isolate Kyuss_39 chromosome 4, Kyuss_2.0, whole genome shotgun sequence.
GCCACCCCACTATAAAACCCGGCTCCTCGCTCCATCCCAATTCACAACTCAAAACAGCTTCGACGCACACAGCCTCAGCATTCGCTTTGCCATCTTCTCATCTCCTCTGCAAATCTTAGCCAACTCGATCGTTAGTAGGCTAGTAGCCATCATCGCCAACAACCAGATGGCTCGCTTCGCCGTGGTCGCCGCCATCGTCGCGCTCCTCGCCGTCTCCGCCGCCGCTCAGGGCCCCATGCCGTCGCCCAGGATGGCCCCGCTCCCAGCGCCGCCGGCGAGGTCCCCTGCGCCGGTCGCCACTCCGCCCACGGCCACCCCTCCCACCGCCGCGTCGCCGTCCCCAATGGCCTCGCCCCCGGCCCCGCCCATGGAGACCCCGACCGAAGCTCCCTCCGCGGTGACCCCCTCCGCGATGACCCCCTCCGCAGTCTCCGCCACACCGGCCGGCGCCCCAACCGACGCCCCCGCGAGCTCCACCGTCTACACGTCCACCGCCAGCTTCGTCGCTGTCGCCGGCGCGGTTGCCGCTGCCATCGTGTTCTAGATGGAGCGGAGACTACGCTTCTGTTTTCGTGCTGTTCATATTACGAGATTCGTTCTACAGTATGATTCTTTATTCATTAGAGACAGATCGATCGAGGAAAGGGTTGACACCGCATCGCGCGCGATGTAAATCTTGCTACACATGCATGGGATTATCTTCAATGCAAATTCTTTTGTTCGTTATACCTCACCTGCCATATATGTGCTCTGTCCTACCGTGTGAATCTTTTATGAGCTTACCTACTGTCACGAAGATAATTCTTCCAGCAATTTGCTTCCATAAAACCACGAACGCGCGCGGCACTTTTTATGGGCTGCCTGC
It includes:
- the LOC127297034 gene encoding uncharacterized protein, with the protein product MARFAVVAAIVALLAVSAAAQGPMPSPRMAPLPAPPARSPAPVATPPTATPPTAASPSPMASPPAPPMETPTEAPSAVTPSAMTPSAVSATPAGAPTDAPASSTVYTSTASFVAVAGAVAAAIVF